One Orrella dioscoreae genomic window carries:
- a CDS encoding DODA-type extradiol aromatic ring-opening family dioxygenase: MRFPVLFVSHGSPMLAVEPGRTGAALAAWVQTLPERPRAILVVSPHWRGAGLAVSTRGQQEAWHDFGGFPPELYTLEYGAPGSPELAARIRRLLAESDLPVQDDPARPLDHGAWVPLRYLYPQADIPVVQLALDARLDARGQYALGRLLAPLRDEGVLIIGSGSLTHNLRHVQPPGSAPLPYVGPFQDWYARHLAEGNLETLMDWQREAPGAMQAHPHDDHLMPLYVALGAGGLPALRLNDEVSYGALAMDAYQFG, translated from the coding sequence ATGCGTTTCCCCGTTCTCTTCGTTTCCCACGGTTCGCCCATGCTGGCGGTCGAGCCGGGCCGTACCGGCGCGGCCCTGGCGGCCTGGGTGCAGACCCTGCCAGAGAGGCCGCGCGCCATTCTCGTCGTGTCGCCGCATTGGCGCGGCGCGGGCCTGGCCGTGTCCACCCGGGGCCAGCAGGAAGCCTGGCATGATTTCGGCGGCTTTCCGCCCGAGCTCTATACCCTTGAGTACGGCGCGCCCGGCTCGCCCGAGCTGGCGGCACGGATCCGCCGCCTGCTGGCCGAGTCGGACCTGCCCGTGCAGGACGATCCGGCCCGTCCGCTGGATCACGGTGCATGGGTGCCCCTGCGCTATCTCTATCCGCAGGCGGACATCCCCGTCGTGCAACTGGCGCTGGACGCCCGGCTCGATGCCCGCGGCCAGTATGCGCTGGGCCGGCTGCTGGCGCCCTTGCGCGACGAGGGCGTGCTGATCATCGGCTCGGGCTCGCTGACGCACAACCTGCGCCACGTCCAGCCGCCGGGTTCTGCGCCCTTGCCCTATGTGGGTCCCTTCCAGGACTGGTACGCCCGCCATCTGGCCGAGGGCAACCTCGAGACGTTGATGGACTGGCAGCGCGAGGCGCCTGGCGCGATGCAGGCACATCCGCATGACGATCACCTCATGCCTTTGTACGTGGCGCTGGGCGCCGGCGGCCTGCCCGCGTTGCGGCTCAATGACGAGGTGAGCTACGGCGCCCTTGCGATGGACGCCTATCAGTTCGGGTGA
- a CDS encoding DUF2863 family protein, with protein MARTRRSSPSRLNRDASRLVALATALDESGSRVEDRYWEAELGRLLAKLLRASNDATLEAALDHLSHHHAGGYEVLIEQAETASESLVLEKDGQRHDVLLLVAPVVAWTRYSIANGPIPQAAQDTLRAQLHGHVLAEGAQLALLPTLVSLDQMPRTFSDTWQWLHRLGSQALGLEAPRPTLQPGPGADAPPMLADTRYVVAGVVVPEGAPLFRWQEASGGSRADALAQWIAQAQPTLAGLLPGCGVECLLPDAYYVSNRDADRRVRPLALKAAVAWLEGAAGLAPDQLRAVIGGCGETRVDEYRISFTPRNRNDVIYGCVWPVYGREEEPLPEDAEPTGPDAIEEIAALLKEQGVADIRRLPGILPPDYCEDCGTPYFPNPLGEMTHPELPEDANTAPAHFH; from the coding sequence ATGGCCCGCACCCGCAGATCTTCCCCCTCCCGCTTGAATCGCGACGCCAGCCGCCTGGTCGCGCTCGCGACGGCGCTGGACGAGTCGGGCAGCCGGGTCGAGGACCGCTATTGGGAAGCGGAACTCGGCCGCCTGCTGGCCAAGCTGCTGCGCGCCAGCAATGACGCCACGCTGGAAGCCGCGCTGGACCACCTGTCGCACCATCATGCCGGCGGCTACGAAGTCCTGATCGAACAGGCCGAGACCGCTTCGGAGTCGCTGGTGCTGGAGAAAGACGGCCAGCGCCATGACGTCCTGCTGCTGGTGGCGCCGGTGGTGGCCTGGACCCGCTACAGCATTGCCAACGGTCCCATCCCGCAGGCGGCGCAGGACACCCTGCGCGCGCAGCTGCATGGCCACGTGCTGGCCGAAGGCGCGCAACTGGCCTTGCTGCCCACCCTGGTCAGCCTGGACCAGATGCCTCGCACCTTCTCCGACACCTGGCAATGGCTGCATCGCCTGGGCAGCCAGGCGCTTGGCCTGGAAGCCCCCCGCCCGACGCTGCAACCCGGCCCCGGCGCGGATGCGCCGCCCATGCTGGCGGACACGCGTTACGTGGTCGCGGGCGTCGTGGTGCCCGAGGGCGCCCCCCTCTTCCGTTGGCAGGAAGCCAGCGGCGGCAGCCGCGCCGATGCACTGGCGCAATGGATTGCCCAGGCCCAGCCCACGCTGGCGGGCCTCCTGCCCGGCTGCGGCGTGGAATGCCTGCTGCCGGATGCTTATTACGTCAGCAATCGCGACGCCGACCGGCGCGTGCGCCCGCTGGCGCTGAAGGCCGCCGTGGCCTGGCTCGAGGGCGCCGCCGGACTCGCGCCCGACCAGCTGCGCGCCGTCATCGGCGGCTGCGGCGAAACCCGCGTGGACGAATACCGCATCAGCTTCACCCCGCGCAACCGCAACGACGTGATCTACGGTTGCGTCTGGCCCGTCTATGGCCGCGAGGAAGAGCCCTTGCCCGAGGACGCCGAACCCACCGGCCCCGATGCCATCGAGGAAATCGCCGCGCTGCTGAAGGAGCAAGGCGTGGCCGACATCCGCCGCCTGCCGGGCATCCTGCCGCCTGACTACTGCGAGGATTGCGGCACGCCCTACTTCCCCAATCCCCTGGGCGAAATGACGCACCCAGAGCTGCCCGAGGACGCGAACACGGCGCCCGCGCATTTCCACTGA
- the earP gene encoding elongation factor P maturation arginine rhamnosyltransferase EarP — translation MRTDLFCRVVDNYGDIGVCWRLARRLAQGHGWPLRLWVDDLASFARLEPAVDLHAARQVVQGVEVIHWSQPAPDLEPGEVAIEAFACDPPAAYVARMAAEPTQRTTWINLEYLSAEDWVGACHGLPSPQSNGLKKAFFFPGFTPETGGLLREPDLLAQRDAWQASREPATAMLRTLGVTEAALGAWQEGARLATLFCYPHAPWAGLLQGLAQAGRTVLLVPQGVAPGLDDAAQGTPLHVARIPFVRQPDFDRLLWSADLNIIRGEDSFVRALWAGRPLVWQIYPQDENAHLDKLAAWQDRHGGPAEARRLNEAWNTTLPGQTAEGIAAGARAVAEALHAALSPPAWQSWQAHAWQACQALARQQDLADALVRFCLRPAQTG, via the coding sequence ATGCGCACCGATCTGTTCTGCCGGGTCGTCGACAACTACGGCGACATCGGCGTGTGCTGGCGCCTGGCCCGCCGCCTGGCGCAAGGCCACGGCTGGCCCTTGCGCTTGTGGGTCGACGACCTCGCCTCGTTCGCCCGCCTGGAACCCGCTGTCGACCTCCACGCCGCGCGACAGGTCGTGCAGGGCGTGGAGGTCATCCATTGGTCGCAGCCCGCTCCCGACCTGGAGCCGGGCGAGGTCGCCATCGAGGCCTTCGCCTGTGATCCGCCCGCGGCCTATGTCGCCCGCATGGCCGCCGAGCCGACGCAACGGACGACCTGGATCAACCTCGAGTATCTCAGCGCCGAGGACTGGGTCGGCGCTTGCCACGGCCTGCCCTCTCCCCAGTCCAACGGCCTGAAGAAAGCCTTCTTCTTCCCCGGCTTCACCCCCGAGACCGGCGGCTTGCTGCGCGAACCCGATCTGCTGGCCCAGCGCGACGCCTGGCAGGCCAGCCGCGAGCCGGCCACCGCAATGCTGCGCACCCTGGGCGTCACCGAGGCAGCCCTGGGCGCCTGGCAAGAGGGCGCACGGCTGGCAACGCTCTTCTGTTACCCGCACGCCCCCTGGGCCGGCCTGCTGCAGGGCCTGGCGCAGGCCGGCCGGACGGTGCTGCTGGTCCCGCAAGGCGTCGCGCCGGGACTGGATGACGCCGCGCAAGGTACGCCACTGCACGTGGCGCGCATCCCCTTCGTGCGGCAACCCGATTTCGACCGCCTGCTGTGGAGCGCCGACCTCAACATCATCCGGGGGGAAGACTCTTTCGTGCGGGCGCTGTGGGCCGGCCGGCCGCTGGTCTGGCAGATCTACCCCCAGGATGAAAATGCGCACCTGGACAAGCTGGCCGCCTGGCAGGATCGCCATGGCGGTCCGGCCGAGGCCCGCCGCCTGAACGAGGCCTGGAACACGACGCTGCCTGGCCAGACCGCGGAGGGGATTGCCGCGGGGGCGCGGGCTGTGGCAGAGGCGCTACACGCCGCGCTGTCGCCCCCCGCCTGGCAATCCTGGCAGGCGCACGCCTGGCAGGCCTGCCAGGCCCTGGCCCGCCAGCAAGACCTGGCGGACGCCCTGGTCCGCTTTTGCTTGCGTCCAGCCCAAACAGGCTAG
- the efp gene encoding elongation factor P — translation MKTAQELRVGNVVMVGSEPLVVQKAEYNKSGRNAAVVKLKFKNLLTGSGSESVYKADEKFEVVVLDRKECTYSYFADPMYVFMDQEYNQYEVEADSMGDALHYLEENMAVEVVFYDGRAISIELPTMIVREIIYTEPAVRGDTSGKVMKPAKINTGWELPVPLFCAIGDKIEIDTRTGEYRSRVM, via the coding sequence ATGAAAACCGCACAGGAACTGCGCGTGGGCAACGTGGTCATGGTGGGCAGCGAGCCCCTCGTGGTCCAGAAGGCCGAATACAACAAGTCGGGCCGCAACGCTGCCGTCGTCAAGCTGAAGTTCAAGAACCTGCTGACCGGCTCGGGCAGCGAATCGGTCTACAAGGCTGACGAAAAGTTCGAAGTCGTCGTGCTGGACCGCAAGGAGTGCACCTACTCCTACTTCGCCGACCCCATGTACGTCTTCATGGACCAGGAATACAACCAGTACGAAGTCGAGGCCGACAGCATGGGCGACGCCCTGCACTACCTCGAAGAGAACATGGCCGTCGAAGTCGTCTTCTATGACGGCCGCGCCATCTCGATCGAACTGCCCACGATGATCGTGCGCGAGATCATCTACACGGAACCTGCCGTGCGTGGCGACACCTCGGGCAAGGTCATGAAGCCCGCCAAGATCAACACCGGCTGGGAACTGCCCGTGCCGCTGTTCTGCGCCATCGGCGACAAGATCGAAATCGACACCCGCACCGGCGAATACCGCAGCCGCGTGATGTAA
- the speG gene encoding spermidine N1-acetyltransferase: MASDTPIKLRPLEREDLRYVHALDNNASVMRYWFEEPYETFAELSALYDEHIHDQRERRFVMEAGADRVGLVELVEIDHVHRRAEFQIIVAPEHQGKGYASRATRLAMEYGFSVLNLYKIYLHVDRENHKAAHIYQRQGFQEEGVLKHEFFVQGQYRDVIRMCLFQHEFLAMHPPAPAMVTPTAQ, from the coding sequence ATGGCATCCGACACTCCGATCAAGCTGCGCCCGCTCGAGCGCGAAGACCTGCGCTATGTCCATGCGCTCGACAACAATGCCAGCGTGATGCGCTACTGGTTCGAGGAGCCCTACGAAACCTTCGCCGAGTTGTCGGCCCTGTATGACGAGCACATCCATGACCAGCGCGAACGCCGCTTCGTCATGGAGGCGGGCGCCGACCGGGTGGGCCTGGTCGAACTGGTCGAGATCGACCACGTCCACCGCCGTGCCGAGTTCCAGATCATCGTGGCGCCGGAACACCAGGGCAAGGGGTATGCCTCCCGCGCCACGCGCCTGGCAATGGAGTATGGCTTCAGCGTGCTGAATCTCTACAAGATCTACCTGCACGTCGACCGCGAGAACCACAAGGCCGCGCACATCTACCAGCGGCAGGGTTTCCAGGAAGAGGGCGTGCTCAAGCACGAGTTCTTCGTGCAGGGCCAGTATCGCGACGTGATCCGCATGTGCCTGTTCCAGCACGAGTTCCTGGCCATGCATCCGCCCGCGCCAGCCATGGTGACGCCCACGGCGCAGTAG
- a CDS encoding TetR/AcrR family transcriptional regulator has translation MPPRSEKIQPGPRGLSREVMVATAVRVMEATGETGFSVRKVGAEMGCDPMAILYHFKSKEGLHRAMADWLTAQLRPVPAALPWDARLRALAMQYRQLALQYRGTFGLMLRFVNTGVSDFAHIEAVYGAICDAGVPEAEVPAVVLSWYAAVYGLAAGETGGMIRPATQAEQDEVAALPDADYPLLKRFMPRFASLDSGAVFEAALGMLHAGIRVRAGQ, from the coding sequence ATGCCACCACGCAGCGAAAAGATACAGCCAGGGCCACGCGGCCTGTCCAGGGAAGTGATGGTCGCCACCGCCGTCAGGGTCATGGAAGCCACGGGCGAAACCGGCTTCAGCGTGCGCAAGGTGGGCGCCGAGATGGGCTGCGACCCGATGGCCATCCTGTATCACTTCAAATCGAAGGAAGGCCTGCACCGCGCCATGGCGGACTGGCTCACGGCGCAATTGCGGCCCGTGCCCGCCGCCCTGCCCTGGGACGCGCGACTGCGCGCCCTGGCCATGCAGTATCGCCAACTGGCGCTGCAATACCGTGGCACCTTCGGGCTGATGCTGCGCTTCGTGAATACCGGCGTCTCCGATTTCGCGCACATCGAGGCGGTGTATGGCGCCATCTGCGATGCCGGCGTGCCGGAGGCCGAGGTGCCCGCTGTCGTGCTGAGCTGGTACGCCGCCGTCTACGGCCTGGCTGCCGGCGAAACGGGCGGCATGATCCGCCCGGCCACGCAGGCCGAACAGGACGAAGTGGCAGCGCTGCCCGATGCGGACTATCCGCTGCTCAAGCGCTTCATGCCGCGCTTCGCCAGCCTGGACAGCGGCGCTGTCTTCGAAGCGGCGCTGGGCATGCTGCACGCCGGCATCCGTGTACGCGCGGGGCAATGA
- a CDS encoding DUF1178 family protein, with amino-acid sequence MAIKVFDLECDQGHLFEGWFSSHDDYAHQQASGLLTCPVCASATVAKRLSAPRLNVGHAEASAAQPPATPENIQASLLRHLRTIVRGTENVGDRFAAEARRIHEGEADERPIRGVATPAEREALAADGIAVMALPDILDDERMQ; translated from the coding sequence ATGGCTATCAAGGTTTTCGATCTCGAGTGCGATCAGGGCCACCTTTTCGAAGGCTGGTTCTCCTCGCACGACGACTACGCCCACCAGCAGGCGAGCGGTTTGCTCACCTGTCCGGTCTGCGCCAGCGCAACCGTTGCCAAGCGCCTGTCGGCACCGCGCCTGAATGTCGGCCATGCGGAGGCGTCCGCCGCGCAGCCGCCCGCCACGCCGGAAAATATCCAGGCCTCCTTGCTGCGTCATCTGCGCACCATCGTGCGCGGCACCGAGAACGTGGGGGATCGTTTCGCCGCCGAGGCGCGCCGTATCCACGAGGGCGAGGCCGACGAACGTCCGATCCGCGGCGTCGCCACGCCAGCCGAGCGCGAAGCGCTGGCAGCGGACGGCATTGCCGTCATGGCCTTGCCTGATATCCTCGACGACGAGCGCATGCAGTAA
- a CDS encoding DUF2968 domain-containing protein gives MELRSLHLAVRTALAGLTLVGLTACAATQQPSAPESAVTQSDAPKTAEAGAQPVTPPPAPAVIQPEPRPAASGPVAEVQQLIQSRQVNELRTTYNGSYGASMLFKPDELVYYVALFRQKEFLRVSKTRVAAEAEQTYRRYAAQTSELAEVDIRRITLQAEQARTDKLLSERTSQLEGLQADVDRQRQQAAQIAANQKQAREEAAQLSAQQKDAAAELRRLQARIRELERQQANVGAQAEPRAKSGAKKLPPK, from the coding sequence ATGGAACTCCGCTCTCTGCACCTGGCCGTGCGCACCGCATTGGCCGGCCTGACGCTGGTTGGCCTGACGGCATGCGCCGCCACGCAACAACCCAGCGCACCCGAATCGGCCGTCACGCAATCCGACGCGCCGAAAACCGCCGAGGCCGGCGCGCAGCCGGTCACGCCGCCGCCGGCGCCGGCTGTCATCCAGCCCGAACCCAGGCCCGCTGCAAGCGGCCCGGTCGCGGAAGTGCAGCAGCTGATCCAGTCGCGTCAGGTCAATGAACTGCGCACGACCTACAACGGCAGCTATGGCGCCAGCATGCTGTTCAAGCCCGACGAGCTGGTCTACTACGTGGCGCTGTTCCGCCAGAAGGAGTTCCTGCGCGTCAGCAAGACCCGCGTGGCTGCCGAGGCCGAGCAGACTTATCGCCGCTATGCCGCGCAGACCAGCGAATTGGCCGAAGTCGATATCCGCCGCATCACGCTGCAGGCCGAGCAGGCCCGCACCGACAAGCTGCTGAGCGAGCGCACGAGCCAGCTCGAAGGCTTGCAGGCGGATGTGGACCGCCAGCGCCAGCAGGCAGCCCAGATTGCCGCCAACCAGAAGCAGGCGCGTGAAGAGGCGGCCCAGTTGTCGGCCCAGCAGAAGGATGCCGCGGCCGAGTTGCGCCGCCTGCAGGCACGCATCCGCGAACTGGAGCGCCAGCAGGCCAACGTGGGCGCCCAGGCCGAGCCGCGCGCCAAGAGCGGCGCGAAGAAGCTGCCGCCCAAGTAA
- a CDS encoding sigma 54-interacting transcriptional regulator, whose amino-acid sequence MTAGISEEIDLYVWEGASDIAVRAERSLAGYDVNVMRAELGMAPPGGRDPNRPMVAMVSVTVMSDARFGGGEWLAAQGTPVIWVAAEERGRDPRFYPPAYSHTLPLSFTGAELRALLFRLAGAAQQAAHTSAHAPKPLVAVSAPMRELLSEAEMFADCRTSVLIHGETGVGKERIARLLHDRATWSAGPFVAVNCGAVPEGLFEAHFFGHAKGAFTGAVGAHKGYFEQASGGTLFLDEIGDLPLYQQVKLLRVLEQNVITRLGATTEVAVDFRLVAATNRDLRKRVASGDFRADLYYRLAVIELYVPTLEERGPEDKAAIFKALLERELPDVSDLPQWLVERVAATRFAGNVRELSNVVEWVAIVRRQCGNWNRERIERVFERLADCSRILGVPASAAPAPAAAQHPVLSEAEQAERARVMVALEANGWRRQDTAAYLGISRKVLWEKMRKLQIAGGQGESADMLGPGDGGAYS is encoded by the coding sequence ATGACGGCAGGCATCAGCGAAGAAATCGACCTCTACGTGTGGGAGGGCGCGTCCGACATCGCCGTGCGCGCCGAGCGCAGCCTTGCGGGCTATGACGTCAACGTCATGCGTGCCGAGCTGGGCATGGCGCCGCCCGGCGGGCGCGATCCCAACCGGCCGATGGTAGCGATGGTGTCGGTCACGGTGATGAGCGATGCGCGCTTCGGCGGCGGCGAATGGCTGGCCGCGCAAGGCACGCCGGTCATCTGGGTGGCAGCGGAAGAGCGGGGACGCGATCCGCGTTTCTATCCGCCCGCGTATTCGCACACCTTGCCGCTGAGCTTCACGGGCGCGGAGCTGCGGGCCCTGCTGTTCCGCCTGGCCGGCGCGGCCCAGCAGGCCGCGCATACGTCCGCCCATGCGCCCAAGCCCCTGGTGGCCGTGTCCGCGCCCATGCGTGAACTGCTGTCCGAAGCCGAGATGTTCGCGGACTGCCGCACCAGCGTGCTCATCCACGGCGAAACCGGCGTGGGCAAGGAGCGGATCGCGCGCCTCCTGCACGACCGTGCGACCTGGTCCGCGGGGCCTTTCGTGGCGGTGAACTGCGGCGCCGTCCCGGAGGGCCTGTTCGAGGCGCACTTCTTCGGACATGCGAAGGGGGCCTTTACCGGCGCCGTTGGCGCGCACAAGGGATACTTCGAGCAAGCCAGCGGCGGCACCCTGTTCCTCGACGAAATCGGCGATCTTCCGCTTTATCAGCAGGTCAAGCTCCTGCGCGTGCTGGAGCAGAACGTCATCACCCGGCTGGGCGCCACCACCGAGGTGGCGGTGGACTTCCGCCTGGTCGCGGCCACCAACCGCGACCTGCGCAAGCGCGTGGCCAGCGGTGATTTCCGGGCCGATCTCTACTACCGGCTGGCCGTGATCGAGCTGTATGTGCCGACCCTGGAAGAGCGGGGTCCGGAAGACAAGGCGGCAATCTTCAAGGCCCTGCTGGAACGCGAGCTGCCGGACGTGTCCGACCTGCCGCAGTGGCTGGTCGAGCGCGTCGCCGCGACGCGTTTTGCCGGCAATGTGCGGGAGCTTTCCAACGTGGTGGAGTGGGTCGCCATCGTGCGCCGCCAATGCGGCAACTGGAATCGCGAGCGTATCGAGCGCGTGTTCGAACGCCTGGCCGACTGCTCGCGCATCCTGGGCGTCCCGGCGTCCGCCGCGCCCGCCCCTGCTGCCGCCCAGCACCCCGTCCTGAGCGAGGCTGAACAGGCCGAACGCGCCCGTGTGATGGTGGCGCTGGAGGCCAATGGCTGGCGGCGTCAGGATACGGCGGCCTACCTGGGTATCAGCCGCAAGGTGCTGTGGGAGAAGATGCGCAAGCTGCAGATTGCGGGCGGGCAGGGCGAGTCGGCCGACATGCTGGGTCCCGGAGACGGGGGCGCGTATTCCTGA